The following proteins are encoded in a genomic region of Amyelois transitella isolate CPQ chromosome 14, ilAmyTran1.1, whole genome shotgun sequence:
- the LOC132902478 gene encoding uncharacterized protein LOC132902478, translating to MVRNYRKKTQPTYTLDTLNIAVKEVRDGILNSYQASKQYNIPRTTIVDRVKLRRGVVKETRGRPTAINVKFEKRIATSLHIMEKNGFGLSSEEVIKLVTQYVEKNKLTTPFKEGAPGYEWFSGFRKRNNLSLKKPQAVEMSRKAACDPFIIKDYFDTLEEYIKTMDLQYSPDRIWNLDESSFSKDPEKTKIVGAKGYASTRTIASAGKDNVTVLFTVNAAGEKLPPLIIYRGKNIWDQWMSQNAYEGTCYAATKNGWIDAKVFEKYMLGTVLPHVSKESPCLIIYDGHSTHIQLHVLEKAKELGVEIIKLPSHASHLLQPLDLAVFKSMKVRWDAKILAWQRLNVGAKMQKHNFSEILGEVWKELDPKIIRNGFKKGGIFPLNKDVIPVEKYDAQAFKRFNEAKIKQVPTLYSLCSRQIIKTINKKCTSTIDNHKNNIIFHPNEIQLPGTSQGTPKIEILEDRYLNNEELVSFESLLLNTIKKADPTYKIKKRKVVQGSEVITHDDFLNRLRKNEAEKQKKEEEKRERKSKSEAKKNIKSKQKLPMPTTIKKCQKKIPKKIPKYSSDESSESDNIILSSDSDTSENWGTYCHKIIQQVEEESNISDHTSTELGLTSIQCHKIQPDKDHITNDEYEPDSSQRHPQVGDWIIVKFATKKTVKHFIGNVISLNHGHPQVKYLRKIKNSKIVSFHYPDVEDVSELIHDIDIVKFLENPLITRRGHVVFKEKFEGFNIQ from the coding sequence atggtACGTAactacagaaaaaaaacacaaccTACGTACACTTTAGATACTTTAAATATAGCCGTCAAAGAAGTAAGAGatggaattttaaattcatatcaagcttcaaaacaatataatataccgCGGACAACTATAGTAGACAGAGTTAAACTTAGAAGAGGTGTCGTTAAAGAAACTAGAGGCAGGCCAACAGCCATAAATGTCAAATTTGAGAAAAGAATAGCTACCTCGCTCCACATTATGGAAAAGAACGGGTTCGGTCTGTCCTCTGAGGAAGTTATAAAACTTGTAACGCAATacgttgaaaaaaataaactaacgaCACCCTTCAAGGAGGGAGCCCCGGGTTATGAGTGGTTTTCTGGCTTTCGGAAAAGAAATAACTTATCTCTAAAAAAACCACAAGCGGTAGAGATGTCACGAAAAGCCGCATGTGACCCGTTCATAATCAAGGACTACTTCGACACACTTGAAgagtatataaaaacaatggaTTTACAATATAGTCCAGATAGAATATGGAATCTCGACGAATCTAGTTTCAGCAAGGACCCAGAAAAGACCAAAATTGTTGGGGCAAAAGGCTATGCGAGTACCAGAACAATTGCTTCGGCGGGAAAAGATAATGTGACTGTATTGTTTACAGTTAACGCAGCAGGTGAAAAATTGCCACCATTAATCATATACCGTGGCAAAAATATATGGGACCAATGGATGTCTCAAAATGCTTATGAAGGTACTTGTTATGCGGCCACAAAGAATGGGTGGATAGACGCTAAAGTTTTTGAGAAATACATGTTGGGGACAGTCTTGCCTCATGTAAGTAAAGAGTCAccttgtttaataatatacgACGGCCATTCCACGCATATTCAATTACATGTATTAGAGAAAGCAAAAGAATTGGGcgttgaaattataaaactgcCATCACACGCGAGCCATCTGTTACAACCTTTAGATTTAGCGGTATTTAAATCTATGAAAGTTAGGTGGGATGCTAAAATATTGGCATGGCAACGGTTAAACGTAGGAGCCAAGATGCAAAAACACAATTTCAGTGAAATCCTCGGGGAAGTCTGGAAAGAGTTAGATCCCAAAATAATACGAAATGGATTTAAAAAAGGCGGCATATTCCCCCtaaataaagacgtaatacCTGTTGAAAAATACGACGCACAGGCTTTTAAAAGATTCAATGAagccaaaataaaacaagttccAACGTTATACAGTTTATGTTCACGACAAATAATAAAGACCATTAATAAGAAATGTACCTCAACAATTGACaaccacaaaaataatattattttccatcCCAATGAGATACAGTTACCTGGTACAAGTCAAGGAACACcaaaaattgagattttggAAGACCGGTATCTGAATAATGAAGAACTAGTATCCTTTGAAAGTTTGTTACTTAACACGATAAAAAAAGCTGACCcgacatataaaattaagaaaagaaaGGTAGTTCAAGGAAGTGAAGTAATTACACACGATGATTTTTTGAATAGATTGCGGAAAAATGAggctgaaaaacaaaaaaaagaagaagaaaaaagagaACGAAAATCTAAATCAGAggcgaagaaaaatataaaatctaaaCAGAAATTACCTATGCCTAcgactataaaaaaatgtcagaaGAAAATACCGAAAAAGATACCGAAATATTCATCGGACGAAAGCAGTGAAAgtgataatataatacttagcAGCGACTCTGATACAAGCGAAAACTGGGGAACATATTGTCATAAGATAATCCAACAAGTTGAAGAAGAAAGTAATATAAGTGATCATACATCCACTGAACTAGGACTTACATCTATACAATGTCATAAAATACAGCCAGATAAGGACCATATCACTAATGATGAATATGAACCAGATTCCAGTCAAAGGCATCCACAAGTTGGTGACTGGATTATTGTAAAATTCGCAACAAAGAAAACCGTGAAACACTTTATCGGAAATGTAATCTCATTGAATCATGGCCATCCTCAGGTTAAGTATttgagaaaaattaaaaatagtaagaTTGTATCCTTTCATTACCCTGACGTTGAGGACGTATCTGAACTCATACATGACATTGACATTGTTAAGTTTCTTGAAAACCCCCTAATAACACGAAGAGGACACGTagttttcaaagaaaaatttgaaGGATTCAATATTCAGTAG